GAAGAAGACACAAAGGAGGATGGGTGCTCAGTTATCTAAAGGTGAAGCTACAGTGGACGAAAAAGCTGTGGCTGATAAAGCCAATGGTCAGGTGAGGATCTACAAGCACTTTTATAATTAAACTATCAGCTTTCTGCTATGGCTAAATGggatatcaaaacattttttttttacctttcagtTATATCATTTATCCAACAATACACCATTTACAACTTAATCTTTGAATTTGTGTTACATTTTTGGATTATcaaatgtgtgtctgtgtctacaatataatttcagttctgaaggaggcatttttatttatttattttgagggtttgaatttacattttttaaaccctctctctttcttttttttatttaaaaaaaattgtatattatgtatactttTAAACCCATTTTAGTTCGTTTAGTTTGTTATCAAGCAGACTCTGTGGTTGTGTGTTGGCGCTGAAGCTAGCAGTAACCCGAATTGAGAACAAAAGGTTGCAGAGCTGCATAGAAATGATGCAGAGCGCTTCTGCTGATCTGCAAACAATGCAATGCATGCGCGAGTGTCTTCGTGTGTGAATGCATGGACCATTCCTCTGGTACTTCATTAATAATCATTCTACCCATTCCCCTTAATGCATATGCGCCCTTCCCCCTCCATATGGAATAAGATAGCTCTTTTCTTTAATAATCAACTCAGTGCATTATTTTGCATATCTTTGTGCATATGATTTAAACACCCCAGTACTTCCACAGACTAAGTTACTGTATTTCAAGGCTATAGTGCTCGGTTGATACATCATCTGAATGGGTGATTGTCAGATATCCTGTAATGCAAGAATAAAATGGGTGTTTTCGAGTGGGATGTTGTTTTAAACACAGTTTTAGGGTTGCTGTCTCCCGTTTCTTTGTTCTCTCTGGTACTGGCTGGTTTTCTAAACTGTGAATTATATTTAGTGGATCAATGTCGCCTCTAGTGGACGCAGTTGTAATTACACCATATACTTCTGCTTTTGGTTACTGGGTGTTGCTTTTGTCTTTACTGTAATTATGTATAACAATCCTCAAGAGTCTTTTCTGatagaaaaatatattgttttctagaTGTCCTGAATTAATCAGTAATTTATATCTATTTTGGCTATTTTAAGGTTGAAGCAGCACTACCATACAGTGATTAGCTGACTGATCTTTAAATCTCAATTCTTCTAATATTGCTGTATTTTAAGGTTTGATTTTACATGAAACTGAGATCTTTTCttaaacttgtgattttaatatttatttatgaataaaaatagagGTAGCCTATACATATCCACTGAAGGATTTAAAAGTACCTACTTGGTATTGGATCGAAAAGAGTGGAACACATTGTGCTATAAACTATACAATAAAAGCAAGCATTTGCTTTTTACTGTGACTATAAAAACAAGCATTTACAAGCATAAACCCTTTGCTTTTCACCAGTGTTGTGTGTGCCAACATGCATTTGGCTTATCTTCCCTCATTCTGCTTTTCTCTTCAGGAAAATGGCCATGTGAAAACCAATGGTGACGCATCTACCAAGCCAGATGGAGAAGCTGTGGCAGCAGACGGAAATGGAACCACGGAGGTTGCCAAGGAGGAGGCTGCCAAGACGGAGGCGGGAGATGGCATCGAAGCCGCCCCTGCTACCGAAGGCGACGCCACCAAATCTGACGGCGAAGCTCCAAAGGaaaccaagaagaagaagaaattctCACTGAAGAGCTCCTTCAAATTCAAGGGCATTTCCCTGAAGAAGAACAAGAAGGGAAGCGAGGAGGCAGCGGAGCCCGCAGCTGAGCCAGCAGCTGAGCCCACAGCCACGCCCACCACCGAAGACAAACCCGAGGAGAACGGCCAGGCTGCTACAGAGACCAAAGAGGAGGAGCCTGCTGCGGCAGAAACCAATGAGACACCGGCACCTGAGGCGGAGGCGGAGCCAAAAGCAGAGGCGGAGCCCAAAGAAGAGGCTGAGGAGCCTAAAGCAGAAGAGCCCGCCCAGGAAACAGAAGCCACGCCCACAGAGGAGACCACACAATCTGAGGAGACCCCGGCTCCTGTTGAAGAGACCACGCCCACCACAGCCTCAGACCCGGACCCGGAGCCGGCTGCAGAGTGACCTCACTTCACTGTGGCAACCTAGACTGTTTATCTTTATCCTTCTTTTCTTTTTGagattgaaatatataaatatatatataaatatatataaatatatgagacTTGAGCCACAATCTTACAGCAATACTACAGAGAAACCGAGCTCTTTCACCATCTTTTCTGCTAACGGTCTGTCCTGTCCGGTGTCTGTGAGCTCCGTGCTGCCGCACGTCTAgagctttttttgggggggaatcGGGCCAGGAAGTGCTCTGTGTATGGATTGGAAAGACTGATGGAATTTCCGCCTCAGAGGAAGAGCTGCGGATGGAAGAGTGTGGCTCCCTGTTCACAGtcttttcagtcatttttctCTTTAAACTTCATCTGATCCTTGATTTTTCAGGGCTGATGAGTGAAATGACAAATTGTTCTCTAAGGAGATGGTTACAGGACAatgtaaaactacaaaaaaataaataaaaatctttttttttaagtgtttgtataGCTCTACATTCCAATTTTTAGTCCTGAAAACTGTAGGGTGTCAGAAGAACTGGCGAGTGAATAGGTTTTAGTCTTAGTctgtttttaatgatgttttacagttttaatcAGATCCAGATACACATTTCAAAGTTTACGACAAAGGGGAAATAAACCACTgcttttatcaaatatatatttttgttctgttAAGTCTCTGTACATACATTTTCTGACTCTTTATTTTGCTAACATTTCCAGGTGTTAATAAGATGTTGTACAATTAGGCCAAATAAATGTCTGACCCCCTCTTGTGGTTCTTTGTTTTTCTGAAATGGAGTGCTTTTAACAAGAAAGTTATTTAAACCATAACAAACAAACTTCATCTTcagaataagaagaagaagaagaaagtacTATACTTGTTTTAATACACACAAAGAAACTGAAAGACTGTAGGAAGTTTTGCAGGACAATCCATGCAAACACATCATTAATGGGATAGATTACtcaaaaattgtaattaaatctgaaatctgaagaaaaaaaaatatgttttggttTTGTCCATACACATGTCAGTTAGGTCCGATTTGCTTCAGAATATTGTCTCTTGTCGTGTTTCACAGAAGTAAGAAAGTCATACaattttgaaacaacatgaaggtcaGTGAATGTAAgaattttcatgtttgtgtgGACTCTCCCTTTAACTAAGTATTTACTCTTAGCTATATTTTACAAGCTCACAACAAAGTTTTTTTGGATAAACAGGATTTCTTCTCTTTGGCAATTTGCCACTCAGGTAAGTCAAATAAACACTCTTAAAGATTAAAGACTTAAATATGCAGGTAGACTACAGCGGGTACAAACTTCAGATATTCAAAGACTGAGATTGTACACTTATGACTGACCAGCCTTTTTAGACCTGAGGCATCCTGcagatattattaacatatgtAGGCTATGTTTCTGGAAATTTAGATGACTTTCTAGTCAAAGTAAGATCCTGCTGGATAATGGTTCAAAGTACCTGAAAATGAGATGAAGCTCCTCTGAGCTGATGCAATTTGTAGtggatgtgtgtatatgtgctgtTGTTCTCTAACTTGAATTTTTTTGGATCAGCAGCATTAAATACAGCAAGAAAGTCCAGATTTTGTACATAATGTGTGCATTTAGCAATCAGGGCTCATTCAAAGGTGACAAAGGTGAAGTTGTAATGTAAACCCAAATGTGTCCCGTGTCTTTAGCCATAATGATTGATGAATGACAGGGTTCTAAACCTGCTCCTTCTGCTGGGTCACAGTAGTTACTGCTTCCTTGTGAGTCAGGGTACTTTCAAGGCAGATGTTGAAAGGAATGTGACAGTTAAATCTGacagcaacatattttttttttttacctaacccATATGGTTCCTgagttataattaaaaaaatatacatttacttgTTGCTGCACTGACACAACCTGATGGCTGACTACACAGTTTAAATATACAGGGTTAATATAAAGAACTTTAAGTTAATTGGACATGTATTATTGGAGTCATGGctgaaatgtgattatttttgtttttgttgatttGTGCAGATGATGCTTGGACAATGGATGTTAACATTGTTTTGTTATAGCACCACCTAGTGTTTACACACCACCTGCGTAATGTTTTGCAATTATAGTAATGTTTGTTTATACAGCAAAAATCACCAATAGCAAATTGTGCAGTTTTAGATTAATAATTATAATCTACCTAAAACTGCCAAATTCTTTGGCAGATACAGACAAGCCTTCTCCAATTTCGGTGCTGTTAGACACAGATCATTCATGAATGTCATGATGAACTCCCAATATTTTTATATCTTAAGATTCAAAACCCCCTATTacttaaataagtaaataaataaaggtatagGTTTAGGAGTAAGCTTTTATATAGAAATTAATAAGAGCAAATATTCATAAATGATAACTATGGTTCCAAAACAaggaatacatttacaaaaaaaaaaaaaaaaaaaaaaaaaacatgcacacacacgatCAGagccactgaaaaaaataataataattatatatatatatatattggaaacattactattttttatgtttttgaaagaagtttcttttgttcatcaagcctgcatttatttgatcaaaaatacagaaaaaacagtaatattgtgatatattattacaatttcaaataattgtttttaaatttattatactttaaattatcatttatttctgtgatgcaaagctgaatttttaggatcattatcacatgatcctttagaaatcattctaatatgatgattcattatcaaagttggaaacagttctgctgcttaatattttttttagaacatgtgatactttttaggatactttgatgaataaaaagtaaaaaaaaaaagaagctatgtttttaaaatataaatattttgtaataaagatATACAaaactggtcagtaatttggggtcagtaattttt
The Carassius auratus strain Wakin chromosome 38, ASM336829v1, whole genome shotgun sequence genome window above contains:
- the LOC113056668 gene encoding MARCKS-related protein-like; this translates as MGAQLSKGEATVDEKAVADKANGQENGHVKTNGDASTKPDGEAVAADGNGTTEVAKEEAAKTEAGDGIEAAPATEGDATKSDGEAPKETKKKKKFSLKSSFKFKGISLKKNKKGSEEAAEPAAEPAAEPTATPTTEDKPEENGQAATETKEEEPAAAETNETPAPEAEAEPKAEAEPKEEAEEPKAEEPAQETEATPTEETTQSEETPAPVEETTPTTASDPDPEPAAE